In Candidatus Bathyarchaeota archaeon, a genomic segment contains:
- a CDS encoding ABC transporter ATP-binding protein, with protein MSSSRSYSTQEPAVSVRNVSKRFGDRAAVDNVSFEVKRGEVYGLLGPNGAGKTTLLGILAGVVTPTSGTVRILGMNPLDSKTRGLVGFCPQEPVVYDELSGFENITFYAGLHGLSGSEAVKRCREPLDKLGLLEHANRRAGKYSGGMKKRLNFAIALIGEPEVLLLDEPTTGMDPGIRRSVWDLINELKSLGKTVILATHYMEEAEVLSDRVAIMDRGRIVAEGEPDMLKRECGLRAVINLELMEPASGALKLVEPYAYEGAVYVDGNSLRVYVEDPDMVAPKLVSRLLNNGYKLLAMRISPPTLEDVFLKLTGRRLVEE; from the coding sequence ATGAGCTCTTCAAGAAGCTATTCTACACAGGAGCCTGCGGTATCCGTCAGGAACGTCTCCAAAAGGTTTGGAGATAGAGCCGCGGTCGATAACGTGAGCTTCGAAGTAAAACGGGGTGAAGTCTATGGTCTACTGGGACCCAACGGGGCCGGTAAGACTACGCTCTTGGGTATATTAGCGGGCGTCGTTACTCCTACGTCAGGGACCGTCAGAATCCTAGGTATGAACCCTCTAGACAGTAAGACTAGGGGGCTTGTCGGTTTTTGCCCTCAGGAGCCGGTCGTCTATGATGAGCTCTCAGGGTTTGAAAACATCACATTCTACGCTGGGTTACATGGTTTAAGTGGAAGCGAAGCGGTGAAAAGGTGTCGAGAGCCTCTCGATAAGCTCGGACTTCTTGAACACGCCAATAGGAGAGCGGGGAAATACTCTGGAGGTATGAAAAAGAGGCTGAACTTCGCGATAGCTTTGATAGGGGAACCTGAGGTTCTGCTTCTAGACGAGCCTACCACGGGTATGGACCCGGGTATAAGGAGAAGCGTATGGGATTTGATAAACGAGCTTAAAAGCCTGGGGAAGACCGTGATCCTTGCGACGCATTACATGGAGGAGGCTGAGGTCTTATCGGATAGGGTTGCGATAATGGATAGGGGCAGGATCGTAGCCGAGGGAGAGCCCGACATGCTTAAGAGGGAGTGCGGGTTAAGGGCTGTGATAAACCTGGAGCTGATGGAGCCTGCCAGCGGAGCGTTGAAGCTTGTCGAGCCCTACGCATATGAAGGAGCGGTCTACGTCGACGGAAACAGCTTAAGGGTCTATGTGGAAGACCCCGATATGGTAGCCCCGAAGCTCGTGTCTAGGCTTCTAAACAACGGGTATAAGCTGCTGGCTATGAGGATCTCCCCGCCGACTCTTGAAGACGTGTTTCTCAAGTTGACAGGTAGGAGGCTGGTCGAAGAATGA
- a CDS encoding N(4)-(beta-N-acetylglucosaminyl)-L-asparaginase: protein MKPVMVATWNFGVKAVLKGMEILLSGGSALDAIEAGIKVVEDDLEVLSVGLGGLPNIEGEVELDASIMDGETLRCGSVGALKDIRHPISVARKVMELTPHALLVGEGALKFALGCGFKREHFWKPGSREKWEETLENIRKGKYEAESFYGRVWKAVHGLWKETVSAVALDTKGCMAAGNSTTGLFMKMPGRVGDSAIIGAGLYVDNRVGGAVTTGTGEIAINYCLSKRVCDLMVSGLSPGEACERAIAETLYRRNFEGGIAVLALNNKGEVGAAHSLREFVYAYQDGSMEKPELRKVERFSGY, encoded by the coding sequence ATGAAGCCCGTTATGGTCGCGACGTGGAATTTCGGGGTTAAAGCCGTCTTGAAGGGTATGGAGATTCTACTCTCAGGCGGTTCAGCCTTGGATGCCATCGAGGCGGGTATAAAGGTCGTGGAAGACGACCTAGAGGTTTTAAGCGTAGGCCTAGGTGGGCTTCCGAACATCGAAGGCGAGGTCGAGCTCGATGCGTCTATAATGGATGGTGAAACCCTAAGATGCGGCTCGGTAGGCGCTCTTAAAGACATAAGACACCCCATATCGGTCGCTAGGAAAGTCATGGAGCTTACACCTCACGCGTTACTTGTAGGAGAAGGTGCTTTGAAGTTCGCCTTGGGATGCGGGTTTAAGAGGGAACACTTTTGGAAGCCTGGCTCTAGAGAGAAGTGGGAAGAAACACTCGAGAATATTAGAAAAGGAAAGTATGAGGCGGAGTCTTTCTACGGTAGGGTTTGGAAGGCTGTACACGGACTTTGGAAGGAAACAGTGAGCGCAGTAGCGTTGGATACTAAAGGATGCATGGCGGCTGGAAACTCCACCACCGGTTTGTTCATGAAAATGCCGGGTAGGGTCGGCGACTCAGCTATAATAGGTGCTGGGCTCTACGTCGATAACAGGGTCGGGGGAGCCGTTACGACGGGTACGGGGGAGATTGCCATAAACTATTGCCTATCTAAGAGGGTATGTGACTTGATGGTCTCGGGGCTTAGTCCTGGAGAAGCGTGCGAGAGGGCGATAGCCGAGACACTCTACCGTAGAAACTTCGAAGGAGGCATAGCTGTTCTGGCGTTAAACAATAAGGGAGAGGTCGGAGCCGCCCATAGCTTAAGGGAGTTCGTGTACGCATATCAGGACGGTAGTATGGAGAAACCTGAGCTCAGAAAAGTCGAGAGGTTTAGCGGCTACTAG
- a CDS encoding stage II sporulation protein M: MSGLLRKLPRKRRFVLNTLVSFVLFMVFMVLGSTIEISESIGILEELETLSELLKGLPTPILALAIFANNFVKALLLIPSGAVFGLPPIAFIAFNGLILGVVFTYSAANLGVWVTLAGILPHGVLEIPSILMASGLALNVGWEVWMKVLGRDGKPKATIKDGLKICLRAILPLLAVAALIEVYVTPLVVMLVAGS; this comes from the coding sequence TTGAGTGGTTTGTTAAGAAAACTACCGAGGAAGCGTAGGTTCGTCTTGAATACTTTGGTATCGTTTGTGCTATTCATGGTTTTCATGGTCTTAGGCTCGACGATAGAGATATCTGAGAGCATAGGAATCCTGGAAGAGCTTGAGACCTTATCGGAGCTTCTTAAAGGGCTTCCAACTCCGATATTGGCTCTGGCGATATTCGCGAATAACTTTGTCAAAGCGCTCCTCCTGATTCCGTCAGGAGCGGTCTTCGGCCTTCCACCTATAGCTTTCATAGCGTTCAACGGCCTGATACTCGGCGTGGTCTTCACCTATAGTGCGGCAAACCTAGGTGTATGGGTTACCTTGGCAGGGATCTTGCCCCACGGCGTCTTAGAGATCCCGTCGATACTGATGGCCTCTGGTTTAGCGTTAAACGTAGGCTGGGAGGTTTGGATGAAGGTGCTAGGTAGAGACGGGAAACCTAAGGCGACGATCAAGGACGGGCTGAAGATCTGTCTACGGGCGATTCTGCCGTTGCTGGCGGTGGCGGCTTTAATCGAGGTTTACGTTACACCTTTGGTCGTAATGCTGGTGGCCGGGAGCTAG
- a CDS encoding amino acid-binding protein, with the protein MWSRVLKRLESYPARIKVAKAIIELGFRISEDGKIYCGPVEQSYQKIARALDVDRRVVKETVYTILRDPKLREIFKSLRPSGPLLSDVAKHLGFSVIEIYADSKKAGILAKASSIVASEGISIRQAVAEDPDLSPEPKLILVIERPVSGNALNKILEIDGVKKISVY; encoded by the coding sequence ATGTGGAGCCGTGTGCTTAAGAGGCTAGAATCTTACCCGGCTAGGATAAAGGTCGCCAAAGCCATAATTGAGCTTGGCTTCAGGATTTCCGAGGATGGTAAGATCTACTGCGGCCCTGTCGAACAGAGCTACCAGAAGATCGCCCGTGCTCTCGACGTCGACAGAAGAGTAGTCAAAGAAACGGTTTATACGATCCTCAGGGATCCCAAGCTTAGAGAGATATTTAAATCCCTCAGGCCGTCTGGGCCGCTGTTGTCCGATGTGGCTAAACACTTAGGCTTCTCGGTTATAGAGATCTATGCGGACTCTAAGAAAGCGGGTATACTCGCTAAGGCGTCGAGCATCGTGGCTTCAGAGGGTATAAGCATCAGGCAAGCCGTGGCTGAAGACCCGGACTTGTCGCCTGAACCTAAGCTGATACTAGTCATAGAAAGGCCGGTATCTGGGAACGCGTTGAACAAGATACTTGAGATAGATGGCGTAAAGAAGATCTCAGTCTACTAA
- the tpiA gene encoding triose-phosphate isomerase, with product MSAIKYPVIIVNFKIYIQSVGKKGLELAKIAEKVSKETGVCIGVAPQTPDIRLIAENTEIPVFAQHIDPLPPGRGTGAVLPEAVKEAGAIGTLINHSEKRLRLADIDECIKRAREVGLISLVCTNSPEVTYATAALGPDIIAYEPPELIGTGIPVSKAKPEAVTAALELVKKINPELPVLCGAGITTGEDVKKALELGTRGVLLASGVVKAKDPYKVLLDMANSCL from the coding sequence ATGTCGGCTATAAAATACCCCGTTATAATCGTGAATTTTAAAATCTACATACAATCCGTCGGTAAAAAAGGGCTGGAATTAGCTAAAATCGCCGAAAAAGTCTCCAAGGAAACGGGTGTATGCATAGGAGTTGCACCGCAGACGCCTGATATAAGACTCATAGCCGAAAACACGGAGATACCGGTGTTCGCCCAGCACATAGACCCTCTACCACCAGGCAGAGGGACAGGCGCGGTATTGCCGGAAGCTGTTAAGGAAGCGGGGGCGATAGGTACTTTGATAAACCATAGCGAGAAGAGACTTAGGCTAGCGGATATAGACGAGTGTATCAAGCGGGCTAGGGAAGTCGGCTTGATAAGTCTGGTATGCACCAACAGCCCTGAGGTCACCTATGCGACGGCTGCCTTAGGCCCTGATATAATAGCCTACGAGCCTCCTGAGCTTATAGGTACAGGGATACCTGTCAGTAAAGCAAAACCAGAAGCCGTTACAGCTGCCCTGGAGCTTGTCAAGAAGATAAACCCAGAGCTACCGGTCCTCTGTGGAGCAGGTATAACGACAGGTGAAGACGTTAAGAAGGCCTTGGAATTAGGAACCAGAGGAGTACTACTCGCAAGCGGTGTAGTTAAGGCTAAAGACCCGTACAAGGTTTTGCTCGATATGGCTAACTCATGCCTTTAA
- a CDS encoding CTP synthase, whose protein sequence is MVKFIFVTGGVLSSVGKGIVTASIGKILQVRGYKVSVIKIDPYLNVDCGTMNPYQHGEIFVTEDGGEIDLDLGHYERFLDINLTKDHNITTGQIYWEVIRRERKGDYLGRCVQIVPHITDEIKRRIYMIANREPIDVLLTEVGGTVGDIEGLPYLEAIRQIRLEKGYEHTMFVHVALVPILDVTGEEKTKPLQHSVNELRRIGIQPDIIVARCVRMIGKEAKAKIALFGTIPEDAVFCSYTLPCIYQAPLMLDEQGMGDYIVKRLGLAARKPDWARWRRIVESFLNAKYEVKIAMVGKYATLADAYVSINEAIKHAAAYCNARARIEWIEAEEFEDPENLKRLSDYDGVLIPPGFGARGTEGKIMAADYARRMNIPLLGICFGFQMSIVAFARYVCGLKDANSTENNPDTPNPVIDLMPEQKNVKMLGGTMRLGAQPVRLIPGTLAHRLYGGKAVVMERHRHRWEVNPKYWSILQENGMVFSGFTLDGTRVEIFELPDRYFYMGTQFHPEFKSRPGKPSPPYYGFVKACLDKKLGKPKPEF, encoded by the coding sequence TTGGTTAAATTCATATTCGTAACCGGGGGTGTGCTATCGAGTGTAGGTAAAGGGATAGTCACAGCCTCCATAGGTAAGATCCTCCAGGTCCGAGGCTACAAGGTTTCAGTGATAAAGATCGACCCCTACCTCAACGTGGACTGTGGAACGATGAATCCGTATCAACACGGCGAGATATTCGTGACGGAGGATGGGGGTGAGATAGACCTTGACCTCGGACACTACGAGAGGTTTCTAGATATAAACCTGACCAAGGACCATAATATAACGACCGGTCAGATCTACTGGGAGGTTATACGTAGGGAGCGTAAGGGCGACTACCTGGGTAGGTGTGTCCAGATAGTGCCTCATATAACTGATGAGATTAAACGGCGCATATACATGATCGCCAATAGGGAGCCTATAGACGTGCTCTTAACGGAGGTCGGCGGTACGGTAGGCGATATAGAAGGCCTACCCTATCTCGAAGCCATACGTCAGATAAGGCTTGAGAAGGGATATGAGCATACGATGTTCGTCCACGTAGCCCTCGTCCCGATACTAGACGTCACCGGAGAGGAAAAAACCAAACCCCTACAGCACAGCGTCAACGAGCTGAGGAGGATAGGTATTCAACCTGATATCATAGTAGCCCGATGTGTCAGGATGATAGGTAAAGAGGCTAAGGCTAAGATAGCTTTATTCGGGACCATACCTGAGGACGCGGTATTCTGCTCTTACACGCTTCCGTGTATATATCAGGCCCCGCTTATGCTCGACGAGCAGGGTATGGGGGATTACATAGTTAAGAGGCTCGGTTTAGCGGCTAGGAAGCCCGACTGGGCTAGGTGGAGACGCATAGTAGAGTCGTTTCTCAACGCCAAGTATGAGGTTAAGATCGCGATGGTCGGTAAATACGCGACTCTAGCGGATGCTTATGTCAGTATAAACGAGGCGATTAAACATGCCGCCGCCTACTGCAACGCCAGAGCACGTATAGAATGGATCGAGGCTGAAGAGTTTGAGGACCCTGAGAACCTCAAGAGGCTTTCAGACTACGACGGTGTTCTGATACCTCCTGGCTTCGGCGCACGGGGTACGGAGGGTAAAATCATGGCTGCAGACTACGCCAGACGGATGAACATCCCACTGCTAGGTATATGCTTCGGTTTTCAAATGTCTATAGTGGCGTTTGCAAGGTACGTGTGTGGGCTTAAGGACGCAAACAGTACGGAGAACAACCCCGACACACCAAACCCGGTCATAGACCTCATGCCTGAGCAGAAGAACGTGAAGATGCTTGGAGGCACCATGAGACTCGGGGCTCAGCCTGTGAGGCTTATCCCGGGTACGCTTGCCCATAGACTTTACGGCGGTAAGGCTGTAGTCATGGAGAGGCATAGGCATAGGTGGGAGGTCAACCCCAAGTACTGGAGCATTCTCCAGGAGAACGGCATGGTCTTCTCAGGCTTCACGTTAGACGGCACAAGGGTTGAGATATTCGAGCTTCCCGACCGGTACTTCTACATGGGAACCCAGTTCCACCCTGAGTTCAAGAGTAGGCCTGGAAAGCCTTCTCCCCCGTACTATGGCTTCGTGAAGGCGTGTTTGGATAAGAAGCTTGGTAAACCTAAACCGGAGTTTTAA
- a CDS encoding chromatin protein Cren7: protein MAKCPKCGTEVEKPIKEWEIQPKRKKGPRVRISLFECPNCKTRFRTAKRVA, encoded by the coding sequence ATGGCTAAGTGTCCGAAGTGCGGTACAGAGGTTGAAAAGCCCATAAAAGAGTGGGAGATTCAGCCTAAGAGGAAGAAGGGACCTAGGGTCCGCATATCCCTCTTTGAATGCCCTAACTGCAAGACGAGGTTCCGAACCGCTAAGAGAGTCGCATAG